One genomic segment of Halalkalicoccus jeotgali B3 includes these proteins:
- a CDS encoding ABC transporter permease has translation MFPTTSRTDAAVDRFDWLSVTFLLGAVLLCYYLVPLLSLIVSQPPGVVLERLRAPEVVSAATTSVTAAVTSTAIATVFGLPLAYWLARVDGRMKTVVTALVILPLVLPPIVSGMVLLTVVGPNTLLGEAAADSGIPLTRSLVGVVLAQTFVASPFVVVTAKTAFEGVDRRLEYASQSLGKSRLTTFRRVTLPLAWSGILAGITLAFARAIGEFGATIMLAYYPRTMPVQIWISFSTLGLENAFPVAAILVGIAIATLVVLNALGTNPLE, from the coding sequence ATGTTCCCGACGACATCACGAACTGACGCTGCCGTCGATCGGTTCGACTGGTTGTCGGTTACGTTCCTGCTGGGTGCGGTCCTCCTGTGTTACTACCTCGTGCCGCTCCTCTCGCTGATCGTCAGTCAGCCGCCGGGTGTGGTGCTCGAGCGCCTGCGGGCGCCGGAGGTCGTCTCGGCTGCAACGACGTCGGTCACTGCGGCGGTCACGAGTACGGCCATCGCGACGGTGTTCGGACTGCCGCTCGCCTATTGGCTCGCTCGCGTCGACGGCCGCATGAAGACGGTGGTGACGGCACTCGTGATCCTCCCGCTCGTCCTGCCCCCGATCGTCAGCGGGATGGTGTTGCTCACCGTCGTCGGGCCGAACACACTCCTCGGCGAAGCGGCCGCGGACAGCGGTATTCCGTTGACCCGGTCGCTCGTCGGTGTCGTTCTGGCCCAGACGTTCGTCGCCTCGCCGTTCGTCGTCGTGACGGCGAAGACGGCCTTCGAGGGTGTCGACCGACGCCTCGAGTATGCCTCCCAGTCGCTCGGGAAGAGCCGATTGACGACGTTCCGCCGGGTGACGCTACCGCTCGCCTGGTCCGGTATCCTCGCGGGGATCACCCTCGCGTTCGCCCGTGCGATCGGCGAGTTCGGGGCGACGATCATGCTCGCGTACTATCCCCGCACGATGCCGGTCCAGATCTGGATCTCGTTTTCGACGCTCGGCCTCGAGAACGCGTTTCCCGTCGCGGCCATCCTCGTCGGGATCGCCATCGCGACGCTCGTCGTTCTGAACGCACTCGGTACGAACCCACTGGAGTGA
- a CDS encoding nucleotidyltransferase family protein: MTGEDPPSYDTEELSDTLETDPRADPDVVGVVLAGGTSSRFGEANKLLADVDGESLVRHATRTLLRADLSAVVVVVGYEAESVRAVLSDLDVRVVTNPDYEDGLSTTVTTGLRAVGSADAVVFLPGDMPSVDPTTVEHLIDAYRAGVGTAIAAAYDGHRGNPVLFDRTHFDALRAVEGDVGGRPVFVASDDSALIDVPDPGVLMDIDTLEDLQ, from the coding sequence ATGACTGGCGAGGACCCTCCCTCGTACGATACCGAGGAGCTATCCGACACGCTCGAAACAGATCCCCGGGCCGATCCGGACGTCGTCGGCGTCGTCCTCGCTGGCGGGACGAGTTCCAGGTTCGGCGAGGCGAACAAACTCCTCGCCGACGTCGACGGCGAATCGCTGGTCCGCCACGCGACGCGAACGCTTCTCCGTGCCGACCTCTCTGCGGTCGTCGTCGTCGTCGGATACGAGGCCGAGAGCGTCCGTGCGGTCCTGTCCGACCTCGACGTGCGTGTCGTTACGAACCCGGACTACGAGGATGGCCTCTCGACGACGGTCACGACGGGACTCCGTGCCGTCGGGTCTGCCGACGCCGTCGTGTTCCTCCCTGGCGATATGCCAAGCGTCGACCCGACGACGGTAGAGCATCTGATCGATGCCTATCGGGCCGGTGTCGGGACGGCGATCGCTGCCGCGTACGATGGCCACCGTGGGAACCCGGTCCTGTTCGATCGGACCCATTTCGACGCTCTCCGTGCCGTCGAGGGTGACGTCGGTGGTCGGCCCGTATTCGTTGCAAGCGACGACAGCGCGCTCATCGACGTTCCTGACCCGGGTGTACTGATGGACATCGATACGCTCGAGGACCTGCAATGA
- a CDS encoding extracellular solute-binding protein: protein MVSSVRRRTLLSGGAVALCGLAGCSRVRNRTQSHSATVSMLVAGSLNNALENGLRPDAETTIEIEAYGSAEVAHLIADDRKDPDIVSVADIALFDSPLHPDWFAEFATNSIVIAYNPDTEGGQRLADAGPDTWYRPVLDREVAIGRTDPDLDPLGYRALFMLELATEYYGTDRDLREAIPRREQIYPETQLVSQFETGSIDAAIAYRNMAVERGYDYIDLPAEIDLSDPSFTDTYTTATYELPSGKVVRGGLISYGSTIRHRSSAAVDVFDDHITGQYVSEFGFTIPDNYPRFTGNVPDDITN, encoded by the coding sequence ATGGTGTCGTCGGTTCGCAGACGGACGCTACTCTCGGGGGGTGCCGTCGCGCTCTGTGGACTCGCTGGCTGTTCACGTGTCCGTAATCGTACCCAGAGTCACTCGGCGACCGTGTCGATGCTCGTCGCCGGGAGTTTGAACAACGCCCTCGAAAACGGGTTGCGCCCGGACGCCGAGACCACCATCGAAATCGAAGCATACGGGTCCGCCGAGGTCGCTCACCTCATCGCTGACGACCGGAAGGACCCCGATATCGTCTCCGTCGCGGATATCGCGCTCTTCGATTCACCCCTCCATCCGGACTGGTTCGCCGAGTTCGCGACCAATTCCATCGTCATCGCGTACAACCCGGATACGGAGGGGGGACAGCGACTCGCCGATGCCGGACCGGACACCTGGTATCGACCGGTTTTGGATAGGGAGGTCGCGATCGGGCGAACGGATCCGGATCTCGATCCGCTCGGGTATCGAGCGCTGTTCATGCTCGAACTCGCGACGGAGTACTACGGGACCGACAGGGACCTCCGGGAAGCGATCCCGCGCCGGGAGCAGATCTACCCCGAAACACAGCTCGTCAGCCAGTTCGAGACGGGGTCGATCGATGCCGCGATCGCATATCGGAACATGGCCGTCGAACGGGGCTACGACTATATCGACCTTCCCGCGGAGATCGATCTCAGCGACCCGTCTTTCACTGATACCTACACAACAGCCACCTACGAGTTGCCGAGCGGGAAGGTCGTTCGCGGCGGACTCATCAGCTACGGATCGACGATTCGCCACCGATCGTCAGCCGCCGTCGACGTATTTGACGACCATATCACGGGACAGTATGTAAGCGAGTTCGGGTTCACGATCCCGGATAATTACCCACGATTCACCGGTAATGTTCCCGACGACATCACGAACTGA
- a CDS encoding NAD(P)/FAD-dependent oxidoreductase: MSTVNDRVVVVGAGVSGLAVARELAPDHDVIVLDKGGVAADTSSRASGMISLSLEPFPDEWASFALSQFRDLDGQGIFSFTERETVRLVPEANVDLYTDQAPDGGEFLTRSELERRFPDSFGDLSAYGGGLVYDGTGSLDALDYAMTLKWAAEQAGAAIFRDHEVTDLRVEGGTVTGVETEYGCLDADHVVYATGWKTRDLLAEYVDIPARPLRWNAVVIEPDEPLPAVCPMGSEPTLRVYWRLTDRGNVLVGGNEHLLSDPDGTPMGVQPSFRERVVEDVAPLLSGVAAGRIRREDCCPTADCASPDGLPVIDAPTEGPEGLVIVTGLHGRGVMLSPVTGRAVRSLVTSETPPFPMAQFRLDRFEDRSADFDYRSHWGPGDDSAVP; encoded by the coding sequence ATGTCGACAGTCAACGACCGCGTCGTCGTGGTCGGAGCCGGCGTCTCGGGCCTTGCCGTTGCCCGGGAACTCGCACCCGATCACGACGTTATCGTTCTGGACAAAGGCGGGGTGGCCGCCGATACGTCCTCTCGAGCCTCCGGGATGATCTCGCTCTCGCTCGAACCGTTTCCCGACGAGTGGGCGTCGTTCGCTCTCTCGCAGTTTCGCGATCTCGACGGGCAGGGCATCTTCTCGTTCACCGAGCGCGAGACAGTTCGTCTCGTTCCCGAGGCAAACGTCGATCTATATACCGATCAGGCACCCGACGGTGGGGAGTTTCTCACTCGATCCGAACTGGAGCGGCGCTTTCCCGACTCGTTCGGTGATCTCTCCGCGTACGGGGGCGGTCTGGTCTACGACGGTACCGGTTCCCTCGACGCACTCGACTACGCGATGACGTTGAAGTGGGCCGCAGAACAGGCTGGAGCAGCGATTTTCCGCGATCACGAAGTGACCGATCTCCGGGTCGAAGGCGGTACAGTGACCGGTGTCGAGACGGAGTACGGGTGTCTCGACGCCGACCACGTCGTCTATGCGACTGGGTGGAAGACGCGCGATCTCCTCGCCGAGTACGTCGATATTCCGGCTCGCCCGCTTCGGTGGAACGCGGTCGTCATCGAACCCGACGAACCGCTTCCTGCTGTCTGTCCCATGGGATCCGAACCAACACTGCGGGTATACTGGCGACTGACCGACCGTGGGAACGTGCTCGTCGGCGGGAACGAACACCTCCTCAGCGATCCCGACGGGACGCCAATGGGTGTGCAGCCGTCCTTCCGAGAACGCGTCGTTGAGGACGTCGCACCGCTGCTCAGCGGTGTGGCTGCGGGACGGATTCGCCGCGAGGACTGTTGTCCGACTGCGGACTGTGCCTCACCCGACGGCCTCCCCGTTATCGACGCCCCCACAGAGGGACCCGAGGGGCTCGTGATCGTGACCGGGCTCCACGGCCGCGGTGTCATGCTTTCGCCCGTCACGGGGCGTGCTGTTCGGTCACTAGTCACTAGCGAGACGCCACCGTTCCCGATGGCTCAGTTCCGACTCGATCGCTTCGAGGACCGATCCGCCGACTTCGACTATCGGAGCCACTGGGGGCCTGGGGACGACAGTGCTGTTCCGTAG
- a CDS encoding ABC transporter ATP-binding protein: MLELTALSKTYDGFEFGPVDLTVGEEVLSVLGPSGSGKTTLLSLITGTTEPDSGSITLDGRPLDRRSLQERRAGLVFQDGALFPHMTARENISYAATDPDRVTELASLLEITDILDRRPPTLSGGEQQRVALARTLAADPDTLLLDEPLSSLDAPIRRRLRGELHTLFESLTIPIIYVTHDQRTATALGDRMAIFRDGTIAQRGPPSRVLTRPETRFVAQFTGTENLFEGTIVTASEEDTTVRIGDRTVRASATDSAGSTVTVCIHPSRVSLSLEDSETRPESENILPGTVDQWLNEGADYRVDVDIDGAPITIIATIQPAVFDRLAIDTGSPIHVSVPPSAIHLISRQ, translated from the coding sequence ATGCTCGAACTGACTGCCCTCTCCAAGACGTACGATGGCTTCGAATTCGGGCCCGTCGACCTCACGGTCGGTGAGGAGGTCCTCTCGGTGCTTGGCCCCTCCGGAAGCGGGAAGACGACGCTGTTGTCGTTGATCACTGGGACGACCGAACCGGACAGCGGATCGATCACACTCGACGGTCGACCCCTCGATCGACGGTCGCTCCAGGAACGACGGGCGGGACTCGTGTTCCAAGACGGAGCGCTGTTCCCGCATATGACGGCCCGCGAGAACATCAGCTATGCGGCAACTGACCCGGATCGAGTGACGGAACTCGCGTCGCTCCTCGAAATCACAGACATCCTCGATCGCCGGCCACCGACGCTCTCCGGAGGGGAACAACAGCGCGTCGCCCTCGCCAGAACGCTGGCGGCGGACCCGGATACCTTGCTGCTCGACGAGCCGCTGTCGAGTCTTGACGCGCCGATCCGTCGTCGATTACGCGGAGAACTGCACACGCTGTTCGAGTCCCTCACCATCCCCATCATTTACGTTACCCACGACCAACGGACAGCGACCGCGCTCGGGGACCGTATGGCCATCTTCCGCGACGGCACGATCGCTCAGCGCGGCCCACCCTCACGTGTCCTCACACGTCCCGAGACGCGATTCGTCGCCCAGTTCACTGGCACCGAGAACCTCTTCGAGGGGACGATCGTCACAGCAAGCGAGGAGGACACCACCGTCCGGATCGGTGATCGGACGGTGCGGGCGAGCGCTACCGACAGTGCTGGTTCAACGGTTACGGTGTGTATTCACCCCTCGCGTGTCTCGCTATCGCTCGAGGACTCCGAAACGAGGCCGGAGTCGGAGAACATACTCCCGGGGACGGTCGATCAGTGGTTGAACGAGGGGGCCGATTATCGAGTCGACGTCGACATCGACGGTGCTCCGATCACGATCATCGCGACGATCCAGCCGGCGGTCTTCGATCGTTTGGCGATCGATACCGGTTCTCCCATCCACGTATCGGTTCCACCGAGTGCGATCCATCTGATTTCACGGCAGTAG
- a CDS encoding propanediol/glycerol family dehydratase medium subunit produces MSQAKQRERTITFEETGPADDGTTPDEVVIALSPGFGEISTETLSGVSHAEILRETMAGIEEEGASIRVVRVYDTVDLGRMGLISSNLSGSGISIAIQSRGTTLIHQEDLLQLDNLELFPQGPLLVPETFRAIGRNAARYAKGESPAPVTVENDPMTRPKFQAMAAIWHIKETERLDEARGQVELDVAFN; encoded by the coding sequence ATGAGCCAAGCGAAACAACGAGAACGAACGATTACCTTCGAGGAGACCGGACCAGCCGACGACGGGACCACACCGGACGAGGTCGTTATCGCCCTGAGCCCGGGCTTTGGCGAGATCAGTACGGAAACGCTTTCGGGCGTCTCACACGCCGAAATACTCCGTGAGACGATGGCCGGTATCGAAGAGGAAGGTGCCTCCATACGTGTCGTTCGGGTGTACGATACCGTTGATTTGGGGCGAATGGGGCTCATCTCGTCGAACCTCAGCGGGTCCGGTATCAGTATCGCGATTCAGTCGAGAGGAACCACCCTGATTCATCAGGAGGACCTGCTCCAACTCGATAATCTCGAACTGTTCCCCCAAGGGCCGTTGCTGGTGCCCGAGACGTTTCGTGCGATCGGTCGGAACGCCGCTCGATACGCAAAAGGGGAGAGTCCAGCGCCCGTCACGGTCGAAAACGACCCGATGACACGACCGAAATTCCAAGCGATGGCGGCGATCTGGCACATCAAGGAGACCGAACGGCTCGATGAAGCCC
- a CDS encoding DoxX family protein gives MSGIYITAGVMHFVTPRTFARIAPPRFPRPTLLVYLSGVAEIVLGIGVLFRRTRRRSAWGLIALLLAVFPANVHMATSDTVPESVPDWATTVARVGLWARLPFQGVLMLWAWWYTRVMPENGA, from the coding sequence ATGAGTGGCATCTACATCACCGCAGGCGTGATGCATTTCGTTACCCCGAGAACCTTCGCTCGGATCGCCCCGCCTCGATTCCCTCGGCCGACTCTTCTCGTCTACCTCTCCGGAGTTGCGGAGATCGTCCTCGGCATCGGCGTGCTGTTTCGGCGGACGCGCCGACGTTCGGCGTGGGGATTGATCGCCCTGTTACTCGCCGTGTTTCCGGCAAACGTCCATATGGCCACCAGTGATACGGTCCCCGAGTCGGTTCCAGATTGGGCTACCACCGTTGCTCGAGTCGGGTTGTGGGCGCGTCTCCCGTTTCAAGGCGTTCTCATGCTCTGGGCGTGGTGGTACACGCGTGTGATGCCCGAGAACGGAGCGTGA
- a CDS encoding Tfx family DNA-binding protein, whose translation MDPRTTNLTDRQLEVLEHRERGHTQQEIATELGTTDSNVSAVERAAEANIEKARRTLELVRTLRAPAQFSASAGTCFDDLVDRIYTRGDEAGIKIAYCRPELYAHLYGLLEAYTDSNRLDASVTIGLTEDGDVKVFTEDIEDPS comes from the coding sequence ATGGATCCTCGGACGACGAACCTCACCGATCGCCAACTGGAGGTGTTAGAGCACCGCGAGCGCGGCCACACTCAACAGGAGATCGCTACCGAACTGGGGACGACCGATTCGAACGTGAGCGCCGTCGAACGCGCTGCGGAAGCAAACATCGAGAAGGCGCGGCGAACGCTCGAACTTGTCCGCACCTTGCGCGCCCCCGCACAGTTTAGCGCCTCGGCCGGGACGTGTTTCGATGACCTTGTCGACCGTATCTACACTCGGGGAGACGAAGCCGGGATCAAGATCGCGTACTGCCGTCCGGAACTCTACGCGCATTTGTACGGACTGCTCGAAGCGTATACCGACTCGAACAGGCTCGACGCATCGGTTACGATCGGCCTCACCGAAGACGGCGACGTGAAGGTGTTCACGGAGGATATCGAAGACCCCTCGTAG
- a CDS encoding SDR family NAD(P)-dependent oxidoreductase — protein MSGSLDEQTAVVTGSSSGIGFGIAQHLASEGANVVVNSRSQARADAAVDEIECSSDLLPIEADVTDRDSLRSLADRTVAEFGSLDIWVNNAGINIRGPAEEISLDEWQTVIDVNLSGTFYGAQVAGNQMIDQGTGGNIINISSMMGEQGQTGRTPYNTSKGGVNNLTRCLAIEWADHDIHVNAIAPGYIETEMVDDAQDQIGFDRQDVVDRTPLGRFGTVDEVANCVTFLAAGDHFMTGEILHPDGGWLAFGWGSKS, from the coding sequence ATGTCCGGTTCACTTGACGAACAGACGGCCGTCGTCACCGGTTCCAGTAGCGGAATCGGGTTCGGTATCGCTCAACATCTCGCGAGTGAGGGCGCGAACGTCGTTGTCAATTCCCGCTCACAGGCGCGAGCGGACGCTGCTGTAGACGAGATCGAGTGCAGCTCCGACCTCCTCCCGATCGAGGCCGACGTCACGGACCGCGACTCGCTTCGATCGCTTGCCGATCGAACCGTCGCGGAGTTCGGCTCGCTAGACATCTGGGTGAATAACGCCGGGATCAATATTCGTGGTCCCGCCGAAGAGATATCGCTGGATGAGTGGCAAACGGTCATCGACGTCAACCTGAGTGGAACGTTCTACGGGGCGCAAGTGGCTGGGAATCAGATGATCGACCAGGGAACGGGCGGAAATATCATCAACATCTCGAGTATGATGGGCGAACAGGGGCAAACCGGCAGAACACCGTACAATACGTCGAAGGGAGGTGTGAACAATCTCACACGGTGTCTGGCTATCGAATGGGCGGACCACGACATCCACGTCAATGCCATCGCGCCGGGGTATATCGAGACCGAGATGGTTGACGATGCGCAGGACCAGATCGGGTTCGATAGACAGGACGTCGTTGATCGAACCCCGCTCGGTCGGTTTGGAACCGTCGACGAGGTTGCAAACTGTGTGACCTTCCTCGCAGCCGGCGACCATTTCATGACGGGCGAGATACTGCATCCGGATGGTGGATGGCTCGCCTTCGGTTGGGGCAGCAAATCCTGA
- a CDS encoding propanediol/glycerol family dehydratase large subunit has product MVNNKPGPEETTRSGEEGTQKRSKRFEVLDNRPVNRDGLVEEWPEVGFVAMESPNDPDPSITVEDGTIVEIDGVEREEFDFVDQFIADYAIDAEVAEEALGTDSVEFAHMLADINVPREEIKRLAAGMTPAKLTEVVNQMNTVEMMMALQKVRTRKNPGNQCHVTSVKDHPAQLVADAAESALRGFDEAETTVGITRIAPFNALSLLIGTQCGRGGVLTQCAVEEATELELGMRGMTSYAETVSVYGTEDVFKDGDDTPYSKAFLASGYASRGVKMRFTSGSGSEVNMGQAEGKSMLYLETKCVLVTKGCGVQGLQNGSISTVAIPAAVPSGLRCILAENLIAGMIDLEMASGNDQTFTHSETRRTAHMIPQMFPGTDFIFSGYSAVPNYDDMFAGSTFDSSDFDDYNLIQRDFKVDGGTRDVEEEEVIEHRNRAVRALQAVFEELGFPPITDEEVEAATYADGSEDMPDRNQAQDIDAAQELMEREITGADIVKILVDRGFEGIAKNILGILKSRVSGDYLHTSAILDEEFNVVSAVNNPNDYEGPGTGYRISEERWEEIKNYRHAVDPKDV; this is encoded by the coding sequence ATGGTTAACAACAAACCAGGCCCCGAGGAGACCACCCGATCGGGAGAAGAGGGGACACAGAAACGATCCAAAAGGTTCGAAGTCCTCGATAATCGCCCCGTCAATAGGGACGGGCTAGTCGAAGAGTGGCCCGAAGTCGGGTTCGTCGCGATGGAATCCCCCAACGATCCGGATCCCTCGATAACGGTCGAGGACGGAACGATCGTCGAAATTGACGGTGTCGAACGCGAGGAGTTCGATTTCGTCGATCAGTTCATCGCCGATTACGCGATCGATGCGGAAGTAGCCGAAGAGGCGCTCGGAACCGATTCGGTAGAGTTCGCCCACATGCTGGCGGACATCAACGTTCCACGCGAGGAGATCAAGCGACTGGCAGCCGGGATGACGCCGGCGAAGCTCACCGAAGTCGTCAATCAGATGAATACGGTGGAGATGATGATGGCACTCCAGAAGGTTCGAACCCGGAAAAACCCGGGCAATCAGTGCCACGTCACGAGCGTGAAGGACCATCCCGCACAGTTGGTCGCTGATGCGGCCGAATCCGCGCTTCGAGGGTTCGACGAAGCCGAGACGACGGTCGGGATCACGCGTATCGCACCGTTCAACGCACTCTCGCTGTTGATCGGAACGCAGTGTGGGAGGGGCGGTGTCCTGACACAGTGTGCCGTCGAGGAAGCGACCGAACTCGAACTGGGTATGCGAGGAATGACCAGCTACGCCGAGACGGTCTCCGTGTACGGCACCGAGGACGTGTTCAAGGACGGAGACGACACCCCGTACTCGAAGGCCTTTCTCGCCTCCGGGTACGCCTCTCGAGGGGTGAAGATGCGATTTACGTCCGGGTCGGGATCCGAAGTGAACATGGGTCAAGCGGAGGGCAAGTCCATGCTGTATCTCGAAACGAAGTGTGTGTTGGTAACCAAGGGGTGTGGTGTCCAGGGGCTGCAAAACGGATCGATCAGTACGGTCGCGATCCCGGCGGCGGTTCCCTCCGGCCTCCGCTGCATTCTCGCGGAGAACCTCATCGCCGGCATGATCGATCTGGAGATGGCCTCCGGGAACGATCAGACGTTCACACATTCGGAGACGCGCCGGACGGCACACATGATTCCCCAGATGTTCCCCGGAACCGATTTCATCTTCTCGGGCTATAGTGCCGTGCCGAATTACGACGATATGTTCGCCGGATCCACCTTCGATTCGTCGGACTTTGACGACTACAACCTCATTCAGCGGGACTTCAAGGTCGACGGCGGGACCAGGGACGTCGAAGAGGAGGAAGTCATCGAACATCGTAACCGGGCAGTGAGAGCGCTTCAGGCGGTGTTCGAGGAACTGGGCTTCCCGCCCATTACCGACGAAGAGGTCGAGGCGGCGACGTACGCCGACGGGAGCGAGGACATGCCGGACAGAAATCAAGCACAGGATATCGACGCCGCACAAGAGCTGATGGAACGAGAGATCACGGGGGCCGATATCGTCAAAATACTGGTCGATCGCGGCTTCGAAGGGATCGCCAAGAACATCCTCGGCATCCTCAAATCACGCGTCTCGGGCGATTATCTCCACACCTCCGCGATCCTCGACGAGGAATTCAACGTCGTAAGCGCGGTAAACAATCCAAACGACTACGAAGGTCCCGGAACGGGATACAGGATCAGCGAGGAACGCTGGGAAGAGATCAAGAACTACCGCCATGCAGTCGACCCGAAGGATGTCTGA
- a CDS encoding phosphatase PAP2 family protein — protein MESAIAELVEFVVWLDHRVVELMLAVRSPLLTEVMTSVTGLGSATAALVFLGICYLAGWTDELRVATLALALAAVVVGTMMWTIQRSFPPDPVCFVSGAQPVTSSLPSGHTAAATIYAMTARRSSVLPVGAVGVLAVAIAVSRIYLGTHYFSDTLVGALIGVGAFALAVSIQDRLDIGAAITRYRNRQ, from the coding sequence ATGGAGAGTGCCATTGCCGAACTGGTGGAGTTCGTGGTGTGGCTTGACCACCGGGTCGTCGAGTTGATGCTGGCGGTGCGATCCCCGCTCCTGACGGAGGTGATGACGTCGGTCACGGGTCTTGGGTCGGCCACCGCGGCGCTCGTGTTTCTCGGTATCTGCTATCTCGCCGGGTGGACTGACGAACTCCGCGTGGCCACACTCGCGCTTGCACTCGCCGCCGTCGTCGTCGGAACGATGATGTGGACGATCCAGCGGTCGTTTCCCCCAGACCCGGTCTGTTTCGTTAGCGGGGCCCAACCAGTTACCTCGTCGTTACCGTCCGGACACACGGCCGCTGCTACGATCTACGCGATGACCGCTCGTCGCTCCTCGGTGTTACCCGTCGGTGCCGTCGGCGTTCTGGCGGTAGCGATAGCCGTCTCCCGGATCTATCTCGGAACGCACTACTTCTCGGATACCCTCGTTGGCGCCCTGATCGGCGTTGGGGCGTTCGCACTCGCCGTCTCGATCCAGGACCGACTCGATATCGGGGCCGCTATCACGCGGTATCGAAACCGTCAGTGA
- a CDS encoding molybdopterin molybdotransferase MoeA, whose amino-acid sequence MSVGNTANGMDTRGSIPRSVALDRLRERRPFEADGPTVRMELAEVAGRTTAEPVTAPIDVPQHDRATMDGFAFAASDEYPLRVTDAVFPEDEPPTIDRGDAVAVATGAALPARADVVLMREEATVEDGSLSGPPQTPGTNVYPAGATATAGERLFTADHRLAPRHAALLRDVGIDSVLVYRPLTVGILPTGTEIHHGRQPDRDSEMLCNLVRRWGHRPGIEDAVPDAIDRVRTAIETAAAEYDVVLTTGGTSVGGADHVITVLEEHDVLFRGVDVRPGRPVTVGTVAETPVCALPGKPVAAHTAATLLVRPFLTGCDRLPTVTADCRVRVTVPDADVEFAIPVVLEGRGAMPLGHASSELELYDERFAPGRVASSTRVLCADGIVLTREAIEAGDPVTVVPYEVLE is encoded by the coding sequence ATGTCGGTCGGGAATACTGCGAACGGCATGGATACTCGGGGATCCATCCCACGCTCAGTCGCGCTCGACCGACTGCGGGAACGACGTCCGTTCGAAGCGGACGGGCCAACAGTCCGGATGGAACTCGCGGAAGTCGCGGGTCGGACGACCGCCGAACCGGTCACTGCACCGATCGACGTCCCCCAACACGACCGGGCCACGATGGATGGGTTCGCGTTCGCTGCGAGCGACGAGTACCCGTTGAGGGTCACCGACGCGGTGTTTCCCGAGGACGAACCGCCGACCATCGACCGAGGAGACGCCGTCGCCGTAGCGACCGGCGCGGCGCTACCGGCACGCGCTGACGTCGTGCTGATGCGCGAGGAGGCGACGGTCGAGGACGGGTCCCTCTCGGGCCCCCCGCAGACTCCCGGCACGAACGTCTATCCTGCGGGCGCGACAGCGACGGCCGGCGAACGACTGTTCACGGCCGATCACCGACTCGCACCTCGCCACGCCGCCCTCCTCCGAGACGTCGGCATAGACTCCGTGCTCGTGTATCGGCCGCTTACCGTCGGGATCCTTCCGACAGGGACCGAAATCCACCACGGCCGCCAGCCCGATCGCGATTCGGAGATGCTCTGCAATCTCGTGCGTCGCTGGGGCCATCGTCCCGGTATCGAGGACGCGGTTCCGGACGCGATAGACCGCGTCCGGACGGCGATCGAGACCGCCGCCGCCGAGTACGACGTCGTCCTGACGACGGGCGGGACCAGCGTCGGCGGGGCCGACCACGTCATCACGGTCCTCGAGGAGCACGATGTCCTGTTTCGCGGTGTCGACGTTCGTCCCGGTCGGCCAGTCACCGTCGGGACGGTCGCGGAAACGCCCGTCTGTGCGCTGCCGGGCAAACCGGTGGCCGCCCACACGGCGGCGACGCTTCTCGTCCGTCCGTTCCTCACCGGTTGCGACCGTCTCCCGACGGTGACGGCCGACTGCAGGGTGCGGGTAACCGTCCCCGACGCCGACGTCGAGTTCGCGATCCCGGTCGTCCTCGAGGGGAGAGGGGCGATGCCACTGGGTCATGCCAGTTCGGAACTGGAACTGTACGACGAGCGGTTCGCTCCCGGGCGCGTCGCCTCGAGTACGCGGGTGCTGTGTGCCGACGGGATCGTCCTGACTCGCGAAGCGATCGAGGCCGGCGACCCGGTGACGGTCGTCCCGTACGAGGTGCTCGAATGA